Sequence from the Saccharopolyspora pogona genome:
TGCAGACTCGTCTTGCGCGGCGTAGCTGAAACCCTCAGGCGCCGTCTCGCTGCGGGATCCCCGACGTCATGAATGCCAATTCACACGTCGGGGACTGGCCTCGCCGGGAAGCCGTCGGGCGGGCACAGCCTGAGAACCCGCGGCGGTGCCGGTTGCGGGGTGGGCCGAGCGGCTGCCCCGCGGTCGAAGGCGAAGATCGAACCGCGCACGTGAAATCTGTGATCGCGACCGGGAATCCTGACGGGTTCCCGGTCGTTGGACCAATAGCTGGCGTGCGCGCGTGCCCCCGGGCTCCAACTACCGCCTGCTGGGAATACCGTCCGGCTGGAGCCCTGCAGTGCCACCCGCCGAGAGGCGGCCCGCGCGCGCCAGCGTTTTTCAACCCCGATCTTCAACCCCGCGGGGCCGCAGCTACCCGTCGGCTATCGGCGAGTCCGGCGCGATCGCGCCGGACTCTTCTTCGGGCAGCGCCGTTTTCGGAGGCAGCAGACAGACGCGAGTGGCGTCGCCGGTCCACCGGCAACGCCACTCACGGTGCTCCTCCTATGTGGGACTTGCGAACTCGTCAACCCCACCCGCTCATGCACATCGGGTCAGACAAACGACTCCGACGCACCTCACCATCGAGCGAACAGCGTTCATCCGCCGTCCTCGTGGAGATGTGCTTCAACGTCGGTCGTAGTCGTAGTCGTCGTACCCGTCGTCGCGCGAGTCATCGCGGTCCTCACTGGACCACTCGCCGGACTCCGAGACGGACAGCTCGCGCTGCAACGCCTCGATGTCCATGGCGGGGGAACTGTATTTAAGCTCGCGGGCCACCTTCGTCTGCTTGGCCTTAGCCCGGCCGCGCCCCATGGCTCGACCCCCTCGCACAGGGTTGCGGGGCGGACAGGGGAATGTCGGCCCCGCATGATCTCGACAACTTTTCCTGTAACTACCGTACCGTGTCGAGGCGGTTGGACGCGACGTGGTGCCATGACTGAGTGGCCGTGTCTTGGGTGACGTCGAACTCTCCCCCGCCGAAGGCCCGTCTGGCAGCGGTTTTCGGTGCTCGGCGAGGCAGCCGCAGGTGCCCGCTGGCCGCATGACACCATGCTGGCTGTGCCAGAGCCGTTCGTCGCCTACCTGAGGGTGTACGAGCCCTTGTCGTCGTTCGACCCGCCGCTGCGCGAGGAACTGGCGGCGGCCGTCGAGCGCGGGCCGGTCGACCCGTTCGACGCCGGATTGCGAGAGCAGGACGTCTGGTTGCGCAGCCAGCTCGCCGCGCCGCCCCGGCTGCTGCCCGGCGAGACCGCCGACGGCGCCGTCACGGGCGTTGGTGACGTGCTGGTGCTCGACCCGGCGGACGTGCCCAGCGCTCCGGCGGCCACGGTCGGGCCGGGCCCACTGGTGTGCCCGCTGGACCTGCGCGGGCGGGCCGCCGCTGCGCTTGTCGGCTTCCTGGGGGACGCGGAGATCCCGCTGCGGACCGCGGCCCTGCAGGTGCCGGTGGAGAAGGCCAAGGTGCGGGCGAGCGCGGTGGTCAGCGAGCTCGCGGGCGGCGCGGTGCACGTTCTGTCGTCCACCTGGACCGTCCCGCTGCCCTGGTTCGTACTGGTCGACCCGGAAGAGCGATGCGTGTTCACCGAGCCGGGCCGGCGCCGGGTGTGCTGGCGGATGGCGATGGCCGACGCGCGGCGCCGGGTTGCCCGGGCGCACGCGATCGGCCGCAAGTCCATCGGTGAGGAAGGGCCGACGCGGATCCTGCGGGAGACCGGCCGCTGGCTGGAGCGCTTCCACCCGCATTCGGCGGTGGAGCTGGACTACGGCGGCCTGGTGCAGCTGATGACGTCCAGCGACCTGGACGCGGACACCTCGGCCGAGGACGTGCACGCGATCGTCGATGCCATGGAAGCCGACGATGCGGAAGAGGTCGCGACCCGCTACGAGACCCTGCGCGACTTCTGGTCGGAATTCGCCGCCCGAGAACGCCACAACTGAACGGAAGCTTTCCAGCCTCGTCCTGCGGGAAGAGGAAGCCGGGTTGGCCTGCGTTGGCTCCGGACCTGGGCGGATGCCGGTCTTGCCCGGCTTCAGGGGCGGCAGGCGATCTCGCCGTTCAGGACGGCGAACCAGCCGTCTTCGGCTTCGATCCAGCGGTGCCAGGCCGTCGCGAGTTCTTCCAGCTCTTCGCGGGTCGTCAGGCCGTGGGCCTGGGCTTGCTCGGCGAAGGACGACCGGCGGATGCGGTCCGCCCACAGGTTGCCCCACCAGGTGCGCTCCTCGGGCGTCGCGAAGCACCACGCCGAAGCCGTGCAGGTGATGTCGCTGAACCCCGCCGCCAACGCCCAGGTCTTCAGGTACCGGCCGCCGTCGGGGAAGGCCCGGTTGTGCTGCGCCACCTGCCGGTACAGCTCCAGCCAGCGGTCCAGGCCGGGGTTGTCCGGTGACCAGCGAATGCCGCCGTAGTCCGCGTCGCGGGCCGCGACGATGCCGCCCGGCTTGCACACCCGCCGCATCTCGCGCAGCGCGGCGACCGGGTCGGTCAGATGTTGCAGCACCTGGTGGGCGTGCACGACGTCGAAGGAGTCGTCGTCGTACGGCAGGCGGTAGACGTCGGCGTTGGCGAAGGTGATGTTGTCCAGGCCGCGTTCGGCCGCCCCGGCGCGGGCGATCTCCAGCGGCTCGTCGACGTTGTCCACGCCCAGCACCTGGCCGGGGCCGACCAGGGCGGCGAAATCCAGCGTGATGGTGCCCGGTCCGCAGCCGATGTCGAGCACGCTGGTGCCCGGCCGCAGGTGCGGGATCAGGAACGCGGTGGAGTTCTCGGCGGTCCGCCAGCGGTGCGATCGCAGCACGCTTTCGTGGTGTCCGTGGGTGTAGGTGCCCGGCTGCGCAATCATATCGTCCATCTCAAAATATGGGAGATCAGTACCAATATTTGAGCATACGCCGAAGATTTCGCTGTTGGGAAACATTTGATGCGATGGAGAAATCGCGGGTGCCCGTCTTCGCGCCGCTGCGCGTGCGAGGCAAGGTGCTGGGTCCGCGGTATTGAAACCGCGGACCCGGCACCCGGCGTTCGAGCAGGGGGAGGCGGTCGCGGGCGGCCGGATCGCGATGAAATTGTCCACTGAGGACGGAATCGGGCACCGCGGCGCCTCTGCGGTCGGCCCGCGCCGCGACAGGAAGCGCTACGCCCTCGCCGCTGTGCGGGGCCTGTGCGGGCGAGACCGGACGTTGGCGGTTCCCAGGGTTGGCCCGCAGCTTTCCGGTCGCCTGCGCGGGTTTCAGCGGCGATTGCGGGCGCGTTGGCGCGGCGACGTGCCGCGCCGAGCAGTCCCGAGTCCACTTCGGATGATTCGGGCGAGCGGGGCGGAACCGGTCACCGCCGGTCGCGTTCCTCCGCGAGGCGGTCGTCCACCGATGCGGCGCCCTCGCGGTAGCGGCGGGCGATCTCCGCGTTCAGCCGGTCCACCACGTCCTGGACCTCGCGGCGGCGCTGCGACACCGAGTCCTCTTCCCCGGTGTAGGCGGCGAGGGCCTGGTCGAGCTTGGCCTCCGACAGCGACATCACGTCCGACAGGTCGACGTCGGAGATCAGCGCCTCGACGTGCCTGCGGTGCGCCTCGGCCCGTGACGGCTCGGTCGTCTGGTACCGGCCGGAACCGGTCGCCGGACCGACGGCGTTGTCCGCCAGGATGTTCACCAGCTGCTCGACGACCGACGCGGACCCGCCCTCCTGCCGCCGCCGCTGCTCGGCTCGCACGATGTCGATCCGCGCGTGCAGCACGCGGCGCAGGTATGAGAGGTCCGTTTCCTCCTGCGCCGCCTCGTCGCGCAACTCCCGCACCTCGCCGAGCGTGCGGTCTTCGATGCCACTGGTGTAGTCCGGGGACAGGACCCTGTCGATGCGGCGCCGTCCACCCGGGCGGACTTCGATCACGTGGCCATCCTCCGGCACTCAGGTACAGCTCGCAAACAGTTCGGGTGATGTTGTTTTTAAACAACGGTGCGAAACCGCTCGTATTCCCGGCGTGGTGCGGCACGCGCGGCGAACGGGGCGGATGCGCACGCCTACCGGCATGCCCGCCTCGTCAACTACCGGCCGCGCAGGCCCTGGGCCGCGACCCGTCCCGGCGGCTCGCCGGTGTCTGGCGGCACCGAGTCCGGGTCCACCGCCGCGGCCACCGCGCGGTGCTGCTCCGGGTCGCCGGCGACCAGCTCGCCGTCCACCGGTGCCGACCGCTTGAGCAGCGCGAGCGCCACCGGCCCGAGCTCGTGGTGCTGCACCACGCTGCCCACCCGGCCGACCTTGCGCTCGCCGAGCCAAACCGGATCGCCGGTCTCCGGCAGGATCTCCGCCGAGCCGTCCAGGTGCAGCAGCACCATGCGCCGCGGCGGCTTGCCCACGTTGTGCACCTTGGCGACGGTTTCCTGGCCGCGGTAGCAGCCCTTGGCCACGTGCGCCGCCACGTGCACCCAGCCGAGCTCGTGCGGGATCGCGCGCTCGTCGGTCTCCAACCCGACTCGGGGCCGCAGCGCCTCCACCCGCAGTGCCTCGAACGCGAGGGTGCCGGAGGGGCGGATGCCCGCGTCGGTCAGCTTCGTCCACCACTCCACCAGCGACGCCCGCGGCACCACGAGGTCGATGGTGGGCAGCGCGCGGAACGGTACGAACCGGCTGAATCCACCGCCGGGCAGGGCCTTCACCTCGTACGGCTTCGACGGCACCGGCGCGAACCGGGCGAGGATGCCGCCCGCGTCCGGGCCGACCGCAGTCAGCACCGCGAACTCCGAGGTGGCGTCCCGAGTCTCCACTTTGGACCAGAACCGCATGGCGTCGAGGTACTCCAGCAGCGACTGCCTGCCGTCCACGCCCATCGTCGGCAGCGCGCTGGTGGCTTGCGCGCCCGCGTCGGTGTCCAGGTAGACGACGCCCTCGTGGTGCGCGAGCAGCATGTGGCAGTCGACGCGGCCCTGGCTGTCCAGCACGAGCGCCTCGGTGCCCTGCCCGTCCGGCAGCTCCGTCATGTGCTGCGAGAGCACCAGGTGCAACCAGCTCAGCCGCTCCTCCCCGGTCACCGCGATGACCTCCCGGTGCGAGCGGTCCACCAGCACCGCCGAGCGGGTCGCCGACCGCTGCTCGGCGAACGGGTCGCCGAAGTGCCAGGGCACGCCGGCATCCACTGCATCCTCCGGTGCGGGTACCGCACCCGGCAGGTCCAACAGGGGTGAACTCATCGGCGCTCCTCGACGGCGTCGGCGTTGCGGCAGCAGTTCCGGCACAGGCCGGACAGGGCCAGGTGGGTGGCGTCCAGGGCGAACCCGAACCGAGCGAGCAGCTCGCGGGACAGGTCGTCCAGCAGTTCGGTCGAGACCTCGTCGATCGTGCCGCAGTGGTGGCACGCCAGGTGGACGTGCTCGTGCTCCTCGACCGAGTAGGTCGGCGCGCCGTGCCCCAGGTGCGTGTGCCGCACCAGGCCCAGCTCTTCGAGCAGGTCGAGGGCGCGGTAGACCGTCGTGATGTTGACCGTCGAGGCGGTGCCCTGCACCTTGCGGCAGACCTGCTCGGGTGTCGCATGCTCCAGCTCGCGCACCGCGTCCAGCACGAGTTGGCGCTGCGGTGTCATCCGCATGCCCCGTTGGTGCAAGGTGCTGCGCAGCGATCCCTGGTCGGTCAATGCCCGCTCCTGTGCTCGGCGCGCTTGAAGGTCGGTACTCCGATCGTAACTCCGTGCGAGAACGCGCCGGTCATGCGCGCGGCCCACCAGCGGTTGCGGGGGTCGAGGTTCTAGGCTTCCGGCATGCGCGTACTGGCACTCTTGGACGGGACGATCGTTGATCAGCGGGCTCCGCTGTTCCGCGCCGACGACCTCGGTGTGATGCGGGGAGATGGCATCTTCGAGACGATTCTGGTCGCCGACCGGAAGCCGCGGGAACTCGGGCCGCACCTCGATCGGCTGGAGCAATCCGCCGGCCTGATGCAGATGCGGTTGCCCGAGCGCGACGCATGGGAGCGGGCCGCACAGGCGGTCATCGACAACTGGCCGTGGGACACCGCCCCGCAGATGGCGCTGAAGCTCGTCTGCACCCGCGGCGTCGACGGCGGCGATGGCACGCCGAACGGCTTCGCGATGGGCATGCAGATCGGCGCCGACACCCTGCGCAAGCGCGCCGAGGGCGTTTCGGTCGTGACGCTGGAGCGCGGCTACGCCCCGGACCTGATGGAGCGGGCGCCCTGGCTGCTGCTGTCCGCGAAGACCCTGTCGTACGCGGTGAACATGGCCGCGATGCGGGAGGCCGAGGCGCGCGGTGCCGACGAGGTGATCTTCACCGCCACCGACGGTTCGGTGCTGGAGGGGCCGACCTCGACGGTCGTGATCGCGCAGGGGCGCACGCTGCTGACCACGCCGCCCAGCTCGGGCATCCTCAAGGGCACCACCCAGGGGGCGCTGTTCCGGGCCGCGGAGAAGGCGGGCTGGAAGACCGAGGTCGCGAAGTTCCCGACGTCGGCGCTGTTCGAGAGCGACGGCGTGTGGCTGGCTTCGAGCGTCCGGTTGGTCAGCCAGGTGCACACCATCGACGGCACCGAGATCAAGTCGGACGCCGACCTGCACGCCGAGATCAACCGCCTCTACGAGTCCAACTACTGATCACCCGTTACCGCCTCCGGCCGATCGGCGTGTCGGCCCACGACACGCCGGAGGCTGTGGACAACTTCCGCAATTTCCATTGAAATCGCGGATCTCGACCGGACCCCGGACCCCGGCCCTGGACCCTCGGATCTCGACCGGACCCCGGACCCCGGCCCTGGACCCTCGGATCTCGACCGGACCCCGGACCCCGGCCCTGGACCCTCGGATCTCGACCGGACCCCGGACCCCGGCCCTGGACCCTCGGATCTCGACCGGACCCCGGACCCCGGCCCTGGACCCTCGGATCTCGACCGGACCCCGGACCCCGGCCCTGGACCCTCGGATCTCGACCGGACCCCGGACCCCGGCCCTGGACCCTCGGATCTCGACCGGACCCCGGACCCCGGCCCTGGACCCTCGGATCTCGACCGGACCCCGGACCCCGGCCCTGGACCCTCGGATCTCGACCGGACCCCGGACCCCGGCCCTGGACCCTCGGACCTCGACCGGACCCCGGACCCTCGGACCTCGACCCCTGGTCAGCCCATCGTCTTCTGGCCGTCGATGGTCTCGCGGATGATGTCGGCGTGGCCCGCGTGCTGCGCGGTCTCCGCCGCGATGTGCAGCAGCACCCGCCGCACCGTCCAGCGCTTGCCTTTCTCCTCCTGCCACGGGGCGTCCGGCAGCTGGTGGGAGAGGTCCAGGTCCGGCACGGACGCGACGATCTCGTCGGTCCGCGCCGCCGCCTTCTCGTACTCCGCCAGCAGCACGTCCAGCGTTTCCTCGTCGGTCGGGTGGAAGGTCGCCGCCTGCTCGGCGAACGCCGCCTCGTCGTAGGCGTCGAACGCGCGGCCGTTGCGGATGAAGTCGGCCCAGTTCAGCTCGACCGCGGTCACGTGCTTGATCAGCCCACCGAGGCACAGCTCGCTCTTGGTGGGCCGCAGGCGGGCCTGCTCGTCGGTCAGGTCCTTCACCGTGTGCCGCAGGAAGCCGCGGTGCGCTTGCAGGAGTTCCAGGATGTCGGCGCGCTCGCCGGTCAGGGTGCTGGTCATGCTTCGCCCACCTCAGGTTTCGTAGCTCGATTGCGTTGAAATCTAACCGGGGGGCCTGACAGGAACGGCGGATCTGCGCCTGGCTCAGCCGACGATGCGGTCGAGCTTCGCGGAAAGGCGCGGCTGCAGCTCGTGCTCCGAGGTGGCGCGCTCTTCGACGTAGGCCAGCGAGCCCTCGACGACGCCGTACAGCCGGCTGGCCGCGGCGACGTCCTCGCTGGTCGGCGTGCGCAGCACCGCGTCGGTGCCGAACTGCCAGGTGGTCTGGCTCTGCGGCTTGCCGAAGAACATCTCGGCGACGCCGGTCTCGTGCAAGATCAGCAGTTCGATCGTGTCGTCCGCCTGCGGGCGCCAGAAGCCGACCTCGCGGAACGCGGGCGCGACGACCTTGCCGCCCTCGCCGTCCAGGCGCCACGCGCGGCTCTCGTAGGTCAGGAACGGGCGGCCGTCGTGCGCGAGGGTGACCTGCTGGATGAAGCGGTACGGCTTGTCGAGCGAGGGGTGCGATGCCTCGCCCTCGCCGCGCC
This genomic interval carries:
- a CDS encoding DUF3073 domain-containing protein, whose product is MGRGRAKAKQTKVARELKYSSPAMDIEALQRELSVSESGEWSSEDRDDSRDDGYDDYDYDRR
- a CDS encoding methyltransferase domain-containing protein, producing the protein MDDMIAQPGTYTHGHHESVLRSHRWRTAENSTAFLIPHLRPGTSVLDIGCGPGTITLDFAALVGPGQVLGVDNVDEPLEIARAGAAERGLDNITFANADVYRLPYDDDSFDVVHAHQVLQHLTDPVAALREMRRVCKPGGIVAARDADYGGIRWSPDNPGLDRWLELYRQVAQHNRAFPDGGRYLKTWALAAGFSDITCTASAWCFATPEERTWWGNLWADRIRRSSFAEQAQAHGLTTREELEELATAWHRWIEAEDGWFAVLNGEIACRP
- a CDS encoding RsiG family protein, whose amino-acid sequence is MIEVRPGGRRRIDRVLSPDYTSGIEDRTLGEVRELRDEAAQEETDLSYLRRVLHARIDIVRAEQRRRQEGGSASVVEQLVNILADNAVGPATGSGRYQTTEPSRAEAHRRHVEALISDVDLSDVMSLSEAKLDQALAAYTGEEDSVSQRRREVQDVVDRLNAEIARRYREGAASVDDRLAEERDRR
- the ygfZ gene encoding CAF17-like 4Fe-4S cluster assembly/insertion protein YgfZ; the encoded protein is MSSPLLDLPGAVPAPEDAVDAGVPWHFGDPFAEQRSATRSAVLVDRSHREVIAVTGEERLSWLHLVLSQHMTELPDGQGTEALVLDSQGRVDCHMLLAHHEGVVYLDTDAGAQATSALPTMGVDGRQSLLEYLDAMRFWSKVETRDATSEFAVLTAVGPDAGGILARFAPVPSKPYEVKALPGGGFSRFVPFRALPTIDLVVPRASLVEWWTKLTDAGIRPSGTLAFEALRVEALRPRVGLETDERAIPHELGWVHVAAHVAKGCYRGQETVAKVHNVGKPPRRMVLLHLDGSAEILPETGDPVWLGERKVGRVGSVVQHHELGPVALALLKRSAPVDGELVAGDPEQHRAVAAAVDPDSVPPDTGEPPGRVAAQGLRGR
- a CDS encoding Fur family transcriptional regulator, with product MTDQGSLRSTLHQRGMRMTPQRQLVLDAVRELEHATPEQVCRKVQGTASTVNITTVYRALDLLEELGLVRHTHLGHGAPTYSVEEHEHVHLACHHCGTIDEVSTELLDDLSRELLARFGFALDATHLALSGLCRNCCRNADAVEERR
- a CDS encoding aminodeoxychorismate lyase codes for the protein MRVLALLDGTIVDQRAPLFRADDLGVMRGDGIFETILVADRKPRELGPHLDRLEQSAGLMQMRLPERDAWERAAQAVIDNWPWDTAPQMALKLVCTRGVDGGDGTPNGFAMGMQIGADTLRKRAEGVSVVTLERGYAPDLMERAPWLLLSAKTLSYAVNMAAMREAEARGADEVIFTATDGSVLEGPTSTVVIAQGRTLLTTPPSSGILKGTTQGALFRAAEKAGWKTEVAKFPTSALFESDGVWLASSVRLVSQVHTIDGTEIKSDADLHAEINRLYESNY
- a CDS encoding DinB family protein translates to MTSTLTGERADILELLQAHRGFLRHTVKDLTDEQARLRPTKSELCLGGLIKHVTAVELNWADFIRNGRAFDAYDEAAFAEQAATFHPTDEETLDVLLAEYEKAAARTDEIVASVPDLDLSHQLPDAPWQEEKGKRWTVRRVLLHIAAETAQHAGHADIIRETIDGQKTMG
- a CDS encoding FABP family protein, producing MTATPNEPQRGSGDAAVAAAAERAKHTRHRNVPEFDDLPGTGDTANLRMGPSLNDACLALLPLVGVWRGEGEASHPSLDKPYRFIQQVTLAHDGRPFLTYESRAWRLDGEGGKVVAPAFREVGFWRPQADDTIELLILHETGVAEMFFGKPQSQTTWQFGTDAVLRTPTSEDVAAASRLYGVVEGSLAYVEERATSEHELQPRLSAKLDRIVG